One Georgenia wutianyii DNA segment encodes these proteins:
- a CDS encoding YciI family protein, whose translation MKYLVLLIGDGDLPPWSTLTPEEQAAAMQRFAAFDDACKARDGVEILAGEALAAGPASTVMRTRSGKVTLTEGPYAEAVEGLGGFYLVEVPDLDVLVELLTELPPYDIQLSPVVDPY comes from the coding sequence ATGAAGTACCTGGTCTTGTTGATCGGCGACGGCGACCTGCCCCCGTGGAGCACGCTGACCCCGGAGGAGCAGGCCGCGGCGATGCAGCGGTTCGCGGCGTTCGACGACGCCTGCAAGGCGCGGGACGGCGTCGAGATCCTCGCCGGTGAGGCGCTGGCCGCGGGGCCGGCCAGCACCGTGATGAGGACCCGTTCCGGGAAGGTCACGCTCACCGAGGGGCCCTACGCCGAGGCCGTCGAGGGACTCGGCGGCTTCTACCTCGTCGAGGTGCCCGATCTCGACGTGCTCGTCGAGCTGCTCACCGAGCTGCCCCCGTACGACATCCAGCTCTCGCCGGTCGTCGACCCGTACTGA
- a CDS encoding RNA polymerase sigma factor, protein MPRAVLDEVWRTHWGRLLGHLVHRFGRPDLVEDALADAFAEAASRWPAEGVPDNPVGWVRTVAHRRVVDALRREGTARAKAHLLVDDDVASPAEGTDPPGVDTDDRLALLFMATHPALAEEVRPALALRFVLGVPTADIARLFLVPQATMAARLTRAKRRLTTAGIPFAVPDPAEWPDRLDDVARAVYLAFTAAYAPAGGEDVLRVIEAGEAVRLAELAAELLPGQPVLEALAALLTLQHARRDARVASDGRPVRLADQDRSRWRREEIAAGLRRLTALTPTAGLAEELRLQALVAAFHDTAAGHADTDWAAIARTYARLEALTGSPVVRLNRAVAVGEVAGAMAGLAVLRAAADQLPGHHRVALVRAELLRRDGRLALAAAAYDDALAACPDGVEREHIAQRRASLAGS, encoded by the coding sequence GTGCCGCGCGCCGTCCTCGACGAGGTCTGGCGGACCCACTGGGGCCGCCTCCTCGGGCACCTCGTCCACCGGTTCGGGCGCCCGGACCTCGTCGAGGACGCGCTCGCCGACGCCTTCGCCGAGGCGGCCTCCCGCTGGCCCGCCGAGGGCGTCCCGGACAACCCCGTCGGCTGGGTGCGCACCGTCGCCCACCGCCGGGTGGTCGACGCCCTGCGCCGCGAGGGCACCGCACGCGCGAAGGCCCACCTCCTCGTGGACGACGACGTCGCGTCACCGGCGGAAGGGACGGACCCGCCCGGCGTGGACACCGACGACCGCCTGGCACTCCTCTTCATGGCGACCCACCCCGCGCTCGCCGAGGAGGTCCGCCCGGCGCTCGCGCTCCGGTTCGTCCTCGGTGTGCCGACCGCCGACATCGCGCGCCTCTTCCTCGTCCCCCAGGCGACGATGGCGGCCCGGCTCACCCGGGCCAAGCGCCGGCTCACGACGGCGGGCATCCCATTCGCCGTGCCGGACCCGGCCGAGTGGCCCGACCGGCTCGACGACGTCGCTCGTGCGGTCTACCTCGCCTTCACCGCCGCGTACGCCCCGGCCGGGGGAGAGGACGTCCTCCGCGTCATCGAGGCAGGGGAGGCGGTGCGCCTTGCCGAGCTGGCCGCCGAGCTGCTTCCCGGGCAGCCCGTGCTCGAGGCGCTCGCGGCCCTGCTCACGCTCCAGCACGCCCGCCGGGACGCGCGCGTCGCGTCCGACGGCCGCCCGGTGCGCCTCGCCGACCAGGACCGCAGCCGCTGGCGGCGGGAGGAGATCGCCGCCGGCCTGCGGCGACTCACCGCGCTCACGCCGACTGCCGGGCTGGCGGAGGAGCTACGGCTCCAGGCGCTCGTGGCCGCCTTCCACGACACCGCGGCGGGCCACGCGGACACCGACTGGGCAGCGATCGCCCGCACGTACGCTCGGCTGGAGGCGCTCACCGGCTCACCGGTGGTCCGGCTCAACCGGGCGGTCGCCGTCGGGGAGGTGGCCGGTGCGATGGCCGGGCTCGCCGTGCTGAGAGCCGCCGCCGACCAGCTGCCCGGCCACCACCGGGTCGCCCTCGTGCGCGCGGAGCTGCTCCGCCGCGACGGGCGGCTCGCGCTCGCGGCGGCCGCGTACGACGACGCCCTCGCAGCCTGCCCCGACGGCGTGGAGCGGGAGCACATCGCGCAGCGCCGCGCGAGCCTCGCCGGGTCCTGA
- a CDS encoding thymidine kinase, producing MRGDGPGRLQVVCGPMFAGKSEELLRRVRRARLAGLAVEVVNHAWDERHGAGQVASHAGLSIPSHSVTDVHSLADLGRETDLLAVDEAQFFGPDLVPVVEEIVLTGTTVVVAGLCVTFDGRPFEPLPSLMAVADDVVKLTAVCAVCGRDAPFHVRTLLGQVADATVPATEHVGGTESYEARCRLHLRSAGAGAALGRARPTP from the coding sequence ATGCGCGGTGACGGCCCGGGGCGGCTGCAGGTGGTGTGCGGGCCGATGTTCGCCGGGAAGTCGGAGGAGCTGCTGCGCCGGGTGCGCCGCGCGCGGCTCGCGGGCCTCGCCGTCGAGGTCGTCAACCACGCGTGGGACGAGCGGCACGGTGCCGGGCAGGTGGCCTCCCACGCCGGCCTGAGCATCCCCTCGCACTCGGTGACCGACGTCCACTCCCTCGCCGACCTCGGCCGCGAGACGGACCTCCTCGCCGTCGACGAGGCGCAGTTCTTCGGACCGGACCTCGTGCCGGTCGTCGAGGAGATCGTGCTCACCGGCACGACCGTCGTCGTCGCCGGGCTCTGCGTGACGTTCGACGGACGTCCCTTCGAGCCGCTGCCCTCGCTCATGGCCGTCGCCGACGACGTCGTCAAGCTCACCGCCGTGTGCGCGGTGTGCGGCCGCGACGCGCCCTTCCACGTCCGCACGCTCCTCGGCCAGGTGGCCGACGCCACCGTCCCGGCCACCGAGCACGTAGGGGGCACGGAGAGCTACGAGGCCCGCTGCCGCCTGCACCTGCGCAGCGCAGGAGCCGGCGCGGCTTTGGGCCGGGCCCGCCCGACGCCCTAG
- a CDS encoding DUF1345 domain-containing protein, with translation MAHRTLDLPRRTRWLADDLTRGWLVAPVLVVAALLLTLLPVLDVPEGDRALALVLVLYSLLLLVYPALTLLAFGGLSGPALVHALGEARRRQLARPRWQRWLLGWRDNGVGGDGPSWPVGLALGSLVVAVWLIVSDAMRGSGMLVVTSIVMIILAWAGSLVAYAVHVARLDTVAGGLSFPGEEAERHFSDYLYLALGVQAAFGPADVQATTARMRRTLSGHMLVGWTFNTVVLAALVSFLVGLG, from the coding sequence GTGGCCCACAGGACGCTCGACCTGCCCCGCCGCACACGTTGGCTCGCCGACGACCTCACGCGCGGCTGGCTCGTGGCGCCGGTCCTCGTCGTCGCCGCCCTGCTCCTCACCCTCCTCCCGGTGCTCGACGTGCCCGAGGGCGACCGGGCCCTCGCGCTCGTGCTCGTCCTGTACTCCCTGCTGCTCCTCGTCTACCCGGCGCTCACGCTGCTCGCCTTCGGCGGCCTGAGCGGGCCGGCGCTCGTGCACGCGCTGGGTGAGGCCCGCCGGCGCCAGCTCGCGCGGCCGCGCTGGCAGCGGTGGCTGCTGGGGTGGCGGGACAACGGTGTGGGCGGTGACGGTCCCTCGTGGCCGGTCGGGCTCGCGCTCGGCTCGCTCGTCGTCGCCGTGTGGCTCATCGTCTCCGACGCGATGCGCGGCTCGGGGATGCTCGTGGTCACGAGCATCGTCATGATCATCCTCGCCTGGGCGGGCAGCCTCGTCGCCTACGCCGTCCACGTGGCCCGGCTCGACACCGTCGCCGGAGGGCTGAGCTTCCCGGGGGAGGAGGCCGAACGCCACTTCTCCGACTACCTCTACCTCGCGCTCGGCGTCCAGGCCGCGTTCGGGCCGGCTGACGTCCAGGCGACGACCGCGCGCATGCGGCGGACCCTCTCGGGCCACATGCTCGTCGGCTGGACCTTCAACACCGTCGTCCTCGCCGCGCTCGTCTCCTTCCTCGTCGGCCTGGGCTGA
- a CDS encoding bifunctional proline dehydrogenase/L-glutamate gamma-semialdehyde dehydrogenase, with protein sequence MATVAHTDGRHGSLPHVAALVEDAVALAGEWLAATEAGQRRRERARSAQLAALVSDPAGLDLAVRFVDRVARPEDRRAAARELGRLPSGSARFLGPLDRLLLGVGALVAPLAPSVVIPLARRRLRRIIGHLVVDAHDPALAAHLARAREEGFRLNINLLGEAVLGEDEARSRAERTRALLEREDVDYVSIKVSSLVSQISTWDTRGTVERVLARLRPIYRTAAARTPHAFVNLDMEEYRDLDLTLEVFTTLLSEPGLADLEAGIVLQAYLPDSVAALDRLLAFAAERAAAGHAGIKVRLVKGANLSMEKVDAELHGWAQAPYPTKADVDANYLRLVERVLRPENTGAVRLGVASHNLYDVAIAHLLAERRGVGAMLDVEMLQGMAPAQARAVRATVGSVLLYTPVVAREDFDVAVSYLVRRLEENAQPQNFLRALFAAEEDASGASLGDQEARFRASARDLTAVPTTRRRTADRPPAGDRFTSTTDSDPSLPEVRAWAAERVTAPVGEPASPVLGTRAEVDAVVARGRAAQPGWAGLPAAERAAVLRRAADELEARRGELVTLMAVEGGKTVEQSDPEVSEAVDFARYYADRAIELAPGASLHTDGARFTPHVLTLVTPPWNFPVAIPAGGVLAALAAGGAVVVKPAPAVPGCTEAVVRALRAAGVPGDVLQVVRTDEGETGRALVAHDGVDAVVLTGAAETAALFSSWRAGRPGGPRVLAETSGKNTLVITPAADYDLAVADLVVSAFGHAGQKCSAASLVVLVGSAGRSRRLLRQLVDAVRSVRVGWPEDLGVTMGPVITPPEGKLRRALTELDPGERWLVEPRPLDDSGRLWSPGLKDGVAPGSFFHLTECFGPVLGIMRADTLDEALALQNATAYGLTGGLHSLDEREIDRWLDRVDVGNAYVNRHITGAIVQRQPFGGWKGSVVGPGAKAGGPNYVAQLGTWAADGLPAHTAQPGPAVLSALADYAGLLGPRERAWLARAAGSDAAALAAELGAPRDLTGPRAESDVLRYRPAPLTVRTVPGARHVDLLRVVVAAQAAGVPVDVSLDPVTSASLTALRGPDAHPGLRRLSRHVTRAESDADFLRHVHDTARVRVVGEGPAADALVTELWPQVCVIGGPVLATGRRELLGVLREQAVSRTLHRFGHLPSRA encoded by the coding sequence ATGGCCACCGTTGCCCACACCGACGGGAGGCACGGCAGCCTGCCGCACGTAGCCGCGCTCGTCGAGGACGCCGTCGCCCTCGCCGGGGAGTGGCTCGCCGCGACGGAGGCCGGGCAGCGGCGCCGTGAGCGGGCGCGGTCCGCCCAGCTCGCCGCGCTCGTCAGCGACCCCGCTGGGCTCGACCTCGCCGTGCGCTTCGTCGACCGGGTCGCCCGCCCCGAGGACCGCCGGGCCGCCGCCCGGGAGCTCGGGCGACTGCCGTCCGGGTCCGCCCGGTTCCTCGGCCCGCTGGACCGGCTGCTCCTCGGTGTCGGGGCGCTCGTCGCCCCGCTCGCCCCGTCCGTCGTCATCCCGCTCGCGCGCCGCCGGCTGCGCCGGATCATCGGCCACCTCGTCGTCGACGCCCACGACCCCGCGCTGGCCGCCCACCTCGCACGCGCCCGGGAGGAGGGCTTCCGGCTCAACATCAACCTCCTCGGTGAGGCGGTGCTCGGGGAGGACGAGGCCCGTTCCCGCGCCGAGCGCACCCGGGCCCTGCTCGAGCGCGAGGACGTCGACTACGTCTCGATCAAGGTCTCCTCCCTCGTCTCGCAGATCTCCACGTGGGACACCCGCGGCACCGTCGAGCGCGTCCTCGCCCGGCTGCGCCCGATCTACCGCACCGCCGCCGCCCGCACCCCGCACGCCTTCGTCAACCTCGACATGGAGGAGTACCGGGACCTCGACCTCACCCTCGAGGTCTTCACCACCCTCCTGTCCGAGCCGGGGCTCGCCGACCTCGAGGCAGGGATCGTCCTGCAGGCGTACCTGCCCGACTCCGTCGCCGCGCTCGACCGGCTCCTCGCCTTCGCCGCAGAGCGGGCCGCCGCCGGTCACGCCGGCATCAAGGTCCGGCTCGTCAAGGGCGCGAACCTCTCGATGGAGAAGGTCGACGCAGAGCTCCACGGCTGGGCGCAGGCGCCCTACCCGACCAAGGCCGACGTCGACGCCAACTACCTCCGACTCGTCGAGCGGGTGCTGCGCCCCGAGAACACCGGGGCCGTGCGGCTCGGCGTCGCCTCGCACAACCTCTACGACGTCGCCATCGCGCACCTGCTCGCCGAGCGGCGCGGGGTGGGCGCCATGCTCGACGTCGAGATGCTCCAGGGCATGGCCCCGGCGCAGGCCCGCGCCGTCCGGGCCACGGTGGGCAGCGTGCTGCTCTACACGCCGGTCGTCGCGCGCGAGGACTTCGACGTCGCCGTCTCCTACCTCGTGCGCCGCCTGGAGGAGAACGCGCAGCCGCAGAACTTCCTCCGCGCGCTCTTCGCCGCCGAGGAGGACGCGAGCGGTGCCTCGCTGGGGGACCAGGAGGCGCGCTTCCGCGCCTCGGCCCGTGACCTCACCGCCGTCCCCACGACCCGCCGCCGCACGGCCGACCGCCCGCCCGCCGGGGACCGCTTCACCAGCACGACCGACTCCGACCCCTCCCTGCCCGAGGTCCGTGCCTGGGCCGCCGAGCGGGTCACCGCCCCCGTCGGCGAGCCCGCCTCACCCGTGCTCGGCACGCGCGCGGAGGTCGACGCCGTCGTCGCCCGGGGACGGGCGGCGCAGCCCGGGTGGGCGGGCCTGCCGGCCGCCGAGCGCGCTGCCGTCCTGCGCCGCGCCGCCGACGAGCTCGAGGCCCGGCGCGGTGAGCTCGTCACGCTCATGGCCGTCGAGGGCGGCAAGACGGTCGAGCAGTCCGACCCGGAGGTCTCCGAGGCCGTCGACTTCGCCCGCTACTACGCCGACCGCGCCATCGAGCTCGCGCCGGGCGCCTCGCTCCACACCGACGGCGCCCGGTTCACGCCCCACGTGCTCACGCTCGTGACGCCGCCGTGGAACTTCCCGGTGGCGATCCCCGCGGGCGGGGTGCTCGCCGCGCTCGCCGCGGGCGGCGCCGTCGTCGTCAAGCCGGCGCCCGCGGTGCCCGGGTGCACCGAGGCCGTCGTGCGGGCGCTGCGCGCCGCGGGCGTGCCCGGCGACGTCCTCCAGGTCGTGCGGACGGACGAGGGGGAGACGGGCAGGGCACTCGTCGCCCACGACGGCGTCGACGCCGTCGTCCTCACCGGCGCCGCGGAGACCGCCGCCCTGTTCTCCTCCTGGCGCGCCGGCAGGCCGGGCGGGCCGCGCGTGCTCGCCGAGACGTCGGGCAAGAACACCCTCGTCATCACGCCGGCGGCGGACTACGACCTCGCGGTCGCCGACCTCGTGGTCAGCGCGTTCGGCCACGCCGGCCAGAAGTGCTCCGCCGCCTCGCTCGTCGTCCTCGTCGGCTCGGCGGGGCGCTCCCGGCGGCTGCTGCGCCAGCTCGTCGACGCCGTCCGCTCGGTCCGGGTGGGGTGGCCCGAGGACCTCGGGGTGACGATGGGACCGGTCATCACGCCGCCCGAGGGCAAGCTGCGGCGCGCGCTCACCGAGCTCGACCCCGGCGAGCGTTGGCTCGTGGAGCCCCGCCCGCTCGACGACTCCGGCCGGCTGTGGTCACCCGGGCTCAAGGACGGCGTCGCGCCCGGGTCCTTCTTCCACCTCACCGAGTGCTTCGGGCCCGTGCTCGGGATCATGCGGGCCGACACCCTCGACGAGGCGCTCGCGCTGCAGAACGCCACCGCCTACGGCCTCACCGGCGGCCTGCACTCCCTCGACGAGCGGGAGATCGACCGCTGGCTCGACCGGGTCGACGTCGGCAACGCCTACGTCAACCGGCACATCACCGGCGCGATCGTCCAGCGCCAGCCCTTCGGTGGTTGGAAGGGCTCGGTCGTCGGCCCCGGCGCCAAGGCGGGCGGGCCGAACTACGTCGCCCAGCTCGGCACGTGGGCGGCCGACGGACTGCCCGCGCACACCGCCCAGCCGGGGCCGGCGGTGCTCTCGGCGCTCGCCGACTACGCCGGTCTGCTCGGGCCGCGCGAGCGGGCCTGGCTCGCGAGGGCCGCGGGCTCGGACGCCGCCGCGCTCGCTGCCGAGCTCGGCGCGCCGCGCGACCTCACCGGCCCGCGGGCCGAGTCCGACGTCCTGCGCTACCGGCCCGCTCCGCTCACCGTGCGCACGGTCCCCGGTGCCCGGCACGTGGACCTCCTGCGGGTGGTGGTCGCGGCGCAGGCCGCGGGCGTGCCGGTCGACGTGAGCCTCGACCCGGTGACCAGCGCGTCGCTCACCGCACTCCGCGGCCCGGACGCCCATCCCGGCCTGCGCCGCCTGTCCCGCCACGTCACCCGCGCCGAGAGCGACGCCGACTTCCTCCGGCACGTCCACGACACCGCGCGCGTCCGGGTGGTGGGAGAGGGGCCGGCCGCCGACGCACTCGTCACCGAGCTGTGGCCACAGGTCTGCGTGATCGGCGGACCGGTGCTCGCGACCGGGCGCCGCGAGCTGCTCGGTGTGCTGCGGGAGCAGGCCGTCTCCCGCACGCTCCACCGCTTCGGGCACCTTCCTTCCCGCGCCTGA
- a CDS encoding ABC transporter family substrate-binding protein, with protein MKIRRTAQAAAVLAAGSLVLAACTSPSDDSDTGNTGDDTATEDSTGGDTGAEGTAKADLGDIQTVEGDIFYSTGQDEFTGYNSLTADTYSTYNNVIMDRVRPEGFFYFGTDGTIHENEEFGSVEVTSEEPLTIEYTVADDAVWSDGNAIDYADFLFEWVSQNPAWLSPDPAAPVFNHVSGVDYTQVNVPTGPQADSFDAKTFTVEYAEQYPDWRLVTGSYLLPAHVVAEQIGITEEELVQAIIDQDVETLTEAATFWNEGWLSSPGEVPSPEVAPSGGRYQFMEGGWTPGQSITLEANPNYWGTPAATDKITFRFLDASGHNQALQNGDLNIIEPQATVDTLPQLEGLGDAVEIQTGAELTWEHLDFNFNNGVFSDAEGGQALREAFAYCVPRQQIVDTLIKPVDPEAVVMNAREVFPFQDNYDEVVAESYDGRYDEVNLEEATRLIEESGIETPIDVRIGYSAPNPRRTSQVELIKSSCDQAGFNITDVGSADFFSAALPNGDYEVALFAWAGSGQIASGQNIYSSNAPQNYGGYTNETVDQAWTTLAASLDESVHLEQTKIIEKELWDTLYGIPVFAHPGVIAYTAGMENVRHTATQNGVAWNAEQWLLAE; from the coding sequence TTGAAGATCAGGCGTACGGCCCAAGCGGCCGCTGTCCTGGCGGCAGGCTCGCTCGTCCTCGCGGCGTGCACCAGCCCCAGTGACGACAGCGACACGGGCAACACGGGCGACGACACCGCTACCGAGGACTCCACCGGCGGCGACACCGGCGCCGAGGGCACGGCCAAGGCGGACCTCGGCGACATCCAGACTGTCGAGGGGGACATCTTCTACTCGACCGGCCAGGACGAGTTCACCGGGTACAACTCCCTCACCGCGGACACCTACAGCACGTACAACAACGTGATCATGGACCGCGTCCGTCCGGAGGGCTTCTTCTACTTCGGTACCGACGGGACGATCCACGAGAACGAGGAGTTCGGCTCGGTCGAGGTCACCTCCGAGGAGCCCCTCACCATCGAGTACACCGTCGCCGACGACGCCGTGTGGTCCGATGGCAACGCGATCGACTACGCGGACTTCCTCTTCGAGTGGGTCTCGCAGAACCCCGCGTGGCTCTCCCCGGACCCGGCCGCCCCTGTGTTCAACCACGTCTCGGGCGTCGACTACACCCAGGTCAACGTCCCGACCGGTCCGCAGGCCGACAGCTTCGACGCCAAGACCTTCACGGTCGAGTACGCCGAGCAGTACCCGGACTGGCGTCTCGTCACCGGCTCCTACCTGCTGCCCGCGCACGTCGTCGCGGAGCAGATCGGCATCACCGAGGAGGAGCTCGTCCAGGCGATCATCGACCAGGACGTCGAGACCCTGACCGAGGCCGCGACCTTCTGGAACGAGGGCTGGCTCTCCAGCCCCGGTGAGGTCCCCTCGCCGGAGGTCGCCCCGTCCGGTGGCCGCTACCAGTTCATGGAGGGCGGCTGGACCCCCGGCCAGTCCATCACCCTCGAGGCCAACCCCAACTACTGGGGCACCCCGGCGGCGACCGACAAGATCACCTTCCGGTTCCTGGACGCCTCGGGCCACAACCAGGCGCTGCAGAACGGTGACCTCAACATCATCGAGCCGCAGGCCACCGTCGACACCCTGCCGCAGCTCGAGGGCCTCGGCGACGCCGTCGAGATCCAGACGGGCGCCGAGCTCACCTGGGAGCACCTCGACTTCAACTTCAACAACGGCGTCTTCTCCGACGCCGAGGGCGGCCAGGCGCTGCGCGAGGCCTTCGCGTACTGCGTGCCGCGTCAGCAGATCGTCGACACGCTGATCAAGCCGGTCGACCCCGAGGCCGTCGTCATGAACGCCCGCGAGGTCTTCCCCTTCCAGGACAACTACGACGAGGTCGTTGCCGAGTCCTACGACGGCCGCTACGACGAGGTGAACCTCGAGGAGGCCACCCGCCTCATCGAGGAGTCCGGCATCGAGACGCCGATCGACGTCCGCATCGGCTACTCCGCCCCGAACCCGCGCCGTACCTCCCAGGTCGAGCTCATCAAGTCGAGCTGTGACCAGGCCGGCTTCAACATCACCGACGTCGGCTCCGCGGACTTCTTCTCCGCCGCGCTGCCCAACGGTGACTACGAGGTCGCGCTGTTCGCCTGGGCCGGCTCCGGCCAGATCGCCTCGGGCCAGAACATCTACTCCTCCAACGCCCCGCAGAACTACGGCGGCTACACCAACGAGACCGTCGACCAGGCGTGGACGACCCTCGCCGCGTCGCTCGACGAGAGCGTCCACCTCGAGCAGACCAAGATCATCGAGAAGGAGCTGTGGGACACCCTCTACGGCATCCCGGTCTTCGCTCACCCGGGCGTCATCGCCTACACGGCGGGCATGGAGAACGTGCGCCACACCGCCACCCAGAACGGCGTCGCGTGGAACGCCGAGCAGTGGCTGCTGGCTGAGTGA
- a CDS encoding ABC transporter permease: MIKFILRRLGISALVLLGGSVLMFVLTINSGDPLADLRESNDPNRDSLIAQRIANMGLDDPWYERYGTWLAGVGKCFVGSCQLGVNRAGIPVIDLLGNAASATLRLVILSTLLAIVIGIGVGILTAIRQYSGFDYIVTFFAFMMYSLPVFWAAVLLKEYGAIRFNDWIADPDMALWQIALIAVVLALIVAGSLGGDARRRLLTGAVTFGFVFAAMFYFDAVNWFRQPALGIGVVAVASLGAALLIVMLSSGLGNKNVLYAALTTVGAGVVSYFVFANQLNEPTWGVLLGLFALAIVIAIVSGALWGGYSRTMAIWVSVGTATMMSLVIVADKALSSWASYLGTVRNGRPISTIGAETPNFDGTFWQEFLDKGTQLLLPTVLLTLISVASYSRYTRSSMLEVLEQDYVRTARSKGLSERVVITKHAFRNALIPITTIVAFDFAGLIGGAVLTETVFGWKGMGELFRTGLVQVDPAPVMAFFLVTGTAAVVMNMLADIAYAFLDPRIRR; this comes from the coding sequence GTGATCAAGTTCATCCTGCGCAGGCTGGGAATATCCGCCCTGGTCCTGCTCGGTGGGTCCGTCCTCATGTTCGTCCTCACCATCAACTCGGGCGACCCCCTGGCGGACCTTCGTGAGTCGAACGACCCCAACCGTGACAGCCTCATCGCCCAGCGCATCGCCAACATGGGCCTGGACGACCCCTGGTACGAGCGGTACGGCACCTGGCTCGCCGGTGTGGGCAAGTGCTTCGTGGGCTCCTGTCAGCTCGGCGTCAACCGTGCCGGCATCCCGGTCATCGACCTGCTGGGCAACGCTGCCAGCGCCACGCTGAGGCTCGTCATCCTCTCCACGCTGCTCGCCATCGTCATCGGCATCGGCGTCGGCATCCTCACCGCGATCCGCCAGTACTCCGGCTTCGACTACATCGTGACGTTCTTCGCGTTCATGATGTACTCCCTCCCCGTCTTCTGGGCCGCGGTGCTCCTCAAGGAGTACGGCGCGATCCGCTTCAACGACTGGATCGCCGATCCCGACATGGCGCTCTGGCAGATCGCGCTCATCGCCGTCGTCCTCGCGCTCATCGTCGCCGGCTCGCTGGGCGGTGACGCCCGACGGCGGCTGCTCACCGGCGCCGTCACCTTCGGGTTCGTCTTCGCCGCGATGTTCTACTTCGACGCGGTCAACTGGTTCCGCCAGCCGGCCCTGGGCATCGGCGTCGTCGCGGTCGCCTCCCTCGGCGCCGCACTGCTCATCGTCATGCTGAGCTCGGGCCTGGGGAACAAGAACGTCCTGTACGCCGCGCTCACGACGGTCGGCGCAGGGGTCGTGTCCTACTTCGTCTTCGCGAACCAGCTCAACGAGCCGACGTGGGGCGTGCTGCTCGGGCTGTTCGCCCTCGCCATCGTCATCGCGATCGTCAGCGGCGCCCTGTGGGGCGGCTACTCGCGGACCATGGCCATCTGGGTCTCCGTCGGCACCGCGACGATGATGAGCCTCGTCATCGTCGCCGACAAGGCGCTGTCGAGCTGGGCGAGCTACCTCGGCACGGTGCGCAACGGCCGCCCGATCTCCACGATCGGCGCCGAGACCCCGAACTTCGACGGCACCTTCTGGCAGGAGTTCCTCGACAAGGGCACCCAGCTCCTGCTGCCGACCGTCCTCCTCACCCTCATCTCCGTCGCGAGCTACAGCCGCTACACGCGGTCCTCGATGCTCGAGGTGCTCGAGCAGGACTACGTGCGCACCGCCCGCTCCAAGGGCCTGTCAGAGCGCGTCGTCATCACCAAGCACGCCTTCCGCAACGCCCTCATCCCGATCACGACGATCGTCGCGTTCGACTTCGCCGGCCTCATCGGCGGCGCGGTCCTCACCGAGACGGTGTTCGGCTGGAAGGGCATGGGTGAGCTGTTCCGGACCGGCCTGGTCCAGGTGGACCCCGCGCCCGTCATGGCCTTCTTCCTCGTCACCGGCACCGCCGCCGTCGTGATGAACATGCTGGCCGACATCGCCTACGCCTTCCTCGACCCGCGGATCAGGCGGTGA
- a CDS encoding ABC transporter permease produces the protein MQGADPGTLQNIDPLSVEEDLEGKTDKSYSQGQLVLRRFLRHRGAMVSLAVLVLITILAYTSIGFGPFPGWWKHGYTLANPVVDGGRPTLSLWPFRIGEHPFGQDNVGKDYFALVMRGTQRSLIIAFVVGIVSTLIGTAIGAAAGYFRGWVEALLMRLTDLLIVIPLLVLAAVLGQISGGSIWILALMLGIVTWTGLARLVRGEVLSLREREFVAAAQAVGTSPWRIIVKHILPNTLGTIIVSATLSIAAAILLETSLSFLGFGVQPPDTSLGVLINTYQASFTSRPWLFWWPGIFILGIALSVNFIGDGLRDAFDPRQNRNKD, from the coding sequence ATGCAGGGAGCTGACCCCGGCACCCTCCAGAACATCGACCCGCTGTCGGTGGAGGAGGACCTCGAGGGCAAGACCGACAAGTCCTACTCCCAGGGCCAGCTCGTGCTGCGCCGCTTCCTGCGGCACCGCGGCGCGATGGTCTCCCTCGCCGTGCTCGTCCTCATCACGATCCTCGCCTACACCTCCATCGGCTTCGGGCCGTTCCCGGGCTGGTGGAAGCACGGCTACACGCTGGCCAACCCCGTCGTCGACGGTGGCCGTCCCACGCTGAGCCTGTGGCCCTTCCGGATCGGGGAGCACCCCTTCGGGCAGGACAACGTCGGCAAGGACTACTTCGCGCTCGTCATGCGCGGCACCCAGCGCTCGCTGATCATCGCGTTCGTCGTCGGGATCGTCTCCACGCTCATCGGGACGGCGATCGGTGCGGCCGCCGGCTACTTCCGCGGCTGGGTCGAGGCGCTGCTCATGCGCCTCACCGACCTGCTCATCGTCATCCCGCTGCTCGTCCTCGCGGCCGTCCTGGGCCAGATCAGCGGCGGCTCCATCTGGATCCTTGCCCTCATGCTCGGCATCGTCACGTGGACCGGCCTGGCCCGGCTCGTGCGCGGTGAGGTGCTCTCCCTGCGCGAGCGGGAGTTCGTCGCCGCCGCGCAGGCGGTCGGGACCTCCCCGTGGCGCATCATCGTCAAGCACATCCTGCCGAACACCCTCGGCACGATCATCGTGTCGGCGACGCTGTCGATCGCCGCGGCGATCCTCCTGGAGACCTCGCTGTCCTTCCTCGGCTTCGGTGTGCAGCCCCCGGACACCTCGCTGGGCGTCCTCATCAACACCTACCAGGCGTCCTTCACCTCCCGGCCGTGGCTCTTCTGGTGGCCCGGCATCTTCATCCTCGGCATCGCGCTGAGCGTGAACTTCATCGGCGATGGCCTGCGGGATGCCTTCGACCCGCGGCAGAACAGGAACAAGGACTGA